In the genome of Methanopyrus kandleri AV19, one region contains:
- a CDS encoding DUF1678 family protein, protein MVGSHVPIPHDPVERIRALRVLREVYRRGKKPSLEVTYRTVNGSTCGPYYVARWRRDSRHKRGRTLYLGKPENKSVRFVEWLVSLDREEVLELARQLMRNLRSVLKTLLTEVSDLPYKKARRILARGLALAFDARPAGSPGIRDVLEKLPDRLESFLIRTLGGWPAHYSSYLGKVIHSRRKSLDGKHEIPDVKLELERWKLRHGR, encoded by the coding sequence TTGGTCGGATCGCACGTGCCCATACCCCATGACCCGGTCGAACGGATCCGGGCACTCCGCGTCCTGAGGGAGGTCTACCGTCGTGGGAAGAAGCCGAGTCTCGAGGTGACCTATCGGACCGTCAACGGGAGCACGTGCGGGCCGTACTACGTCGCGAGATGGCGTCGCGACTCCCGACACAAGCGCGGGCGCACGCTCTACCTGGGCAAACCCGAGAACAAGAGTGTCCGGTTCGTCGAGTGGTTGGTCTCACTGGATCGTGAGGAGGTACTCGAGCTCGCGCGGCAGCTCATGAGGAACCTCCGCTCGGTGCTCAAAACACTACTCACCGAGGTCTCGGACTTACCATACAAGAAAGCTCGACGAATACTGGCCCGCGGGCTCGCGCTAGCATTCGACGCCAGACCCGCGGGATCTCCCGGAATCCGGGACGTGTTGGAGAAGCTACCCGATCGACTCGAGTCCTTCCTAATCAGGACCCTCGGAGGATGGCCCGCCCACTACTCGAGCTACCTGGGGAAGGTCATCCACTCCCGCAGGAAATCCCTCGACGGGAAACACGAGATCCCCGACGTGAAACTCGAATTAGAACGATGGAAGCTGCGACACGGCCGGTAA
- a CDS encoding methanogenesis marker 6 protein, giving the protein MPLNVSRYFALAPGTGVSPKELVQWLLENSPPEVTIKETCFGAIADGPEDELRKLAERAREEFGYAVFSKVRGYPAGDPRVCRRTRGGGPRPGFPQLQREVELLDLIAEGLRALDKGEEVELEEREPVSADTIRKLAEELN; this is encoded by the coding sequence GTGCCCTTGAACGTCAGCCGCTACTTCGCTCTAGCCCCCGGTACCGGCGTCTCGCCGAAGGAGCTCGTCCAGTGGCTCCTCGAGAACTCGCCGCCCGAAGTGACGATCAAGGAGACCTGCTTCGGGGCCATCGCGGACGGTCCCGAGGACGAGCTGCGGAAGCTCGCCGAGAGGGCCCGCGAGGAGTTCGGGTACGCCGTGTTCTCCAAGGTGAGGGGGTACCCCGCCGGGGACCCCAGGGTCTGCCGGAGGACCCGAGGAGGCGGTCCCAGGCCCGGGTTCCCGCAGCTCCAGCGCGAGGTCGAGCTCCTCGACCTCATCGCGGAGGGGCTGCGTGCCCTAGACAAGGGGGAAGAGGTGGAACTCGAGGAGCGGGAACCCGTGTCCGCGGACACCATCCGGAAGCTCGCCGAGGAGCTGAATTAG
- a CDS encoding homoserine kinase: MSTVVRAPATIANVGPGFDVFGLAVDGFHDVVEAHEADGVRIVTEDPIPTDPERNTAGRVALRMVEEFDLPGVSLEIRKGVPMGGLGSSAASAVAAAVAIDREFELGLEESELLRFAAEGERAAAGEPHYDNVAPCLLGGFVIWRFEREYVRLEVPGDLRFVTVTPTGVRVTTEEARKALRERPPSLDDVVNNLSAVALMVHALHEEDAETFARMVGWDRISEPVRKRFVPRYRELRETAYGTGALGFAISGAGPTVFAVCWREDAEDVRTALEDVLDGKCVSAVHRVSDGAEVA; encoded by the coding sequence TTGTCGACGGTCGTACGGGCACCGGCGACGATCGCCAACGTCGGTCCGGGGTTCGACGTGTTCGGGCTGGCCGTCGACGGGTTCCACGACGTCGTGGAGGCACACGAGGCGGACGGCGTGAGGATCGTCACCGAGGACCCGATCCCGACCGATCCCGAGCGTAACACGGCGGGACGTGTGGCCCTGAGGATGGTGGAGGAGTTCGACCTGCCCGGGGTGTCCTTGGAGATCAGGAAGGGCGTCCCGATGGGGGGATTGGGTAGCAGCGCGGCCTCGGCGGTGGCGGCGGCGGTGGCTATCGACCGGGAGTTCGAACTGGGGCTCGAGGAGTCCGAGCTGCTCAGGTTCGCGGCGGAGGGGGAGCGCGCGGCTGCGGGGGAACCCCACTACGACAACGTGGCCCCGTGCCTGCTGGGCGGTTTCGTGATCTGGCGGTTCGAGCGGGAGTACGTGAGGCTGGAGGTGCCGGGAGACCTCAGGTTCGTGACGGTGACGCCGACCGGGGTGAGGGTGACCACCGAGGAGGCCAGGAAGGCCCTCAGGGAGCGGCCGCCCTCGCTGGACGACGTGGTGAACAACCTCTCGGCGGTGGCGCTGATGGTGCACGCGCTCCACGAGGAGGACGCGGAGACGTTCGCGAGGATGGTCGGATGGGACAGGATCTCGGAACCCGTGCGTAAGCGGTTCGTACCCCGGTACAGGGAGCTCCGGGAGACCGCCTACGGGACCGGAGCGCTGGGGTTCGCGATCAGCGGGGCGGGACCGACTGTCTTCGCCGTGTGCTGGCGCGAGGACGCCGAGGACGTCAGGACGGCGCTCGAGGACGTGTTGGACGGGAAGTGCGTGTCGGCCGTGCACCGGGTCTCGGACGGGGCGGAAGTGGCTTAG
- the cbiD gene encoding cobalt-precorrin-5B (C(1))-methyltransferase CbiD: MNDLLDPIRGIPVDLELVRRELDVDLPTARYLVRTGLITTDGARVLRRGPTTGTCATAAAKAAAIRLLEGRTVRTVRVRLPVGTVIGVRISRVGGDPSEARVRKPGSDDHVDVTTGVTIAARVEETGSEGVEIRAGRGVGETPSGKPAISEAVREQIVDNLRYLVDSYGVGLRVTIEVPDGEEIARKTLAHRHGIEGGISILGTKGLVDPNSEEAIEGSIRSDLRYVERVPCLVTGYRTMDRARRLGIPSRDIVNCHGRYDLALEAVKTGVPADGEVKRFDAVLIFGMPGKLLKLAAGAYNTHAKVADARRESLVTRLVEIGRPDLAVEAARHEGLISEFLRSLDPDVRRELFERVCELVEERVSSDHDLECGCALYFRADDSEEVVEGEGWKRLVRGYDDDLIGRPKG; encoded by the coding sequence ATGAACGACCTCCTCGACCCGATACGCGGGATCCCCGTAGACCTCGAGCTCGTGAGGAGAGAACTAGACGTCGACCTCCCCACGGCCCGGTACCTGGTACGCACCGGCCTGATCACGACCGACGGAGCCCGGGTGCTCCGGCGCGGACCCACCACGGGGACCTGCGCCACCGCCGCCGCCAAGGCCGCGGCCATCCGGCTCCTGGAGGGCAGGACGGTACGGACCGTCCGCGTCCGCCTCCCGGTGGGGACCGTTATAGGCGTCCGGATCTCACGCGTCGGTGGAGACCCGTCCGAAGCCAGGGTGAGGAAACCCGGGAGCGACGACCACGTGGACGTCACTACGGGCGTCACCATCGCCGCCCGGGTCGAGGAGACCGGTTCCGAGGGTGTCGAGATACGCGCGGGTAGGGGGGTCGGTGAGACACCCTCCGGGAAACCCGCGATCTCCGAGGCCGTGCGGGAACAGATCGTTGACAACCTGCGCTACCTCGTCGACTCCTACGGAGTCGGGCTCAGGGTCACGATCGAGGTGCCGGACGGCGAGGAGATCGCCCGCAAGACCCTGGCACACCGTCACGGGATAGAGGGAGGCATCTCGATCCTGGGGACGAAGGGCCTGGTGGACCCGAACTCCGAGGAGGCGATCGAGGGGTCGATCCGAAGCGATCTCCGGTACGTCGAACGCGTCCCCTGCCTGGTCACCGGGTACAGGACCATGGACCGGGCGCGACGACTCGGGATACCCTCCCGTGATATCGTCAACTGCCACGGCAGGTACGACCTGGCGCTCGAGGCCGTGAAGACCGGTGTCCCGGCGGACGGAGAGGTCAAGCGGTTCGACGCCGTGTTGATCTTCGGGATGCCCGGTAAGCTGCTCAAGCTCGCGGCGGGCGCGTACAACACGCACGCCAAGGTGGCCGACGCGCGCCGCGAGTCCCTGGTGACCCGGCTGGTCGAGATCGGCCGGCCCGACCTCGCGGTCGAGGCGGCGCGTCACGAGGGGCTAATATCCGAGTTTCTGAGGAGTCTCGATCCGGACGTCCGTCGGGAGCTGTTCGAACGCGTCTGCGAGCTCGTCGAGGAGCGGGTGAGCTCCGATCACGACCTCGAGTGCGGGTGCGCGCTGTATTTTCGTGCGGATGACTCGGAAGAAGTCGTCGAGGGGGAGGGCTGGAAGCGGCTGGTTCGCGGGTACGATGATGATCTAATCGGCCGTCCGAAGGGATGA
- the mtnA gene encoding S-methyl-5-thioribose-1-phosphate isomerase, which produces MSAFKTLTLRVYWDEARFEVLDQTELPDREVWRECTSYEDAAEAIENMRVRGAPLIGAVAALGAWVAYERDEDYGEAIERLRNTRPTARNLFWALERMEEAKNPRKEAERILREDVEVNRELGDHGAELLPDECTVLTHCNAGALACVDWGTALGVVRSAVFNMSKEVEVIATETRPVQQGARLTCWELSRDGIPVTLIADTAVGYVLASGKVDAIIVGADRIALDGSVANKIGTYQIAVLADRHDVPFYVAAPTSTIDPETETGEDIPIEHRSEDEVKNVRGVRVAPEDVPALNPAFDVTPPELIDAIITEKGVVEPQEVADLV; this is translated from the coding sequence GTGTCCGCGTTTAAAACGTTGACGTTGCGGGTGTACTGGGACGAGGCACGGTTCGAGGTCCTGGACCAAACGGAGCTACCGGACCGAGAGGTTTGGCGTGAATGCACGTCCTACGAGGACGCCGCGGAAGCGATCGAGAACATGCGCGTCCGAGGGGCACCTCTCATCGGCGCCGTCGCCGCCTTGGGCGCGTGGGTGGCGTACGAGCGGGACGAGGACTACGGAGAGGCCATCGAACGACTCCGTAATACACGTCCGACGGCACGCAACCTCTTCTGGGCGCTCGAGAGGATGGAGGAAGCCAAAAACCCGCGGAAGGAGGCCGAGCGGATCCTCCGGGAAGACGTGGAAGTGAATCGGGAGCTCGGCGACCATGGGGCCGAACTACTGCCCGACGAGTGCACGGTGCTCACCCACTGCAACGCCGGAGCCCTCGCCTGCGTGGACTGGGGGACGGCCCTCGGTGTCGTCCGGTCCGCGGTGTTCAACATGAGCAAAGAGGTCGAGGTCATCGCGACCGAGACGCGTCCCGTGCAGCAGGGGGCACGACTCACCTGTTGGGAACTCTCGAGGGACGGCATACCGGTGACGCTGATAGCCGACACGGCCGTGGGGTACGTGCTGGCGAGCGGTAAGGTCGACGCGATCATCGTGGGGGCGGACCGCATCGCCCTGGACGGGTCCGTCGCCAACAAGATCGGGACCTACCAGATCGCCGTGCTGGCGGACCGCCACGACGTACCTTTCTACGTGGCGGCTCCCACCAGTACCATCGACCCCGAGACCGAGACCGGCGAAGACATCCCGATCGAGCACAGGTCCGAGGACGAGGTGAAGAACGTCCGCGGTGTCCGGGTGGCCCCGGAGGACGTGCCGGCCCTCAACCCGGCGTTCGACGTCACGCCACCGGAGCTCATCGACGCGATCATCACCGAGAAGGGCGTCGTCGAGCCCCAGGAGGTGGCCGACCTGGTATGA
- a CDS encoding DUF128 domain-containing protein produces the protein MNRLDVMILKILAEADRPMGSGRIAELIEERFGEKYSTRSIRYRLQKMEERGLIRRVRRNDRVVGAEITEWGLTMLKTETSSERVGMYISLIEEMAYRCSFDPEVMKGKVVCNISVVKREHLDDFLDAVVETYRAGISPSPLVAVKEDLSDHDVEVGEDEVAVLTVCSVTIDGVLINRGIPVTPVCGGLLYLEDGEPLGMQEYIKYEGSTVDPLHVFVAKGMTQVERVLETGTGLVPANVRYVPWAALEDVEHVERELEKADIRGIVDVPKVEGEILGIPLPPRSLGIVAYGGLVPVALLEERGISTRTYPTRTLVEYSSLEDARRY, from the coding sequence ATGAACCGGCTGGACGTGATGATCCTCAAGATACTCGCCGAGGCGGACCGACCCATGGGCTCCGGTCGAATCGCCGAGCTCATCGAGGAACGGTTCGGTGAGAAGTACAGCACGCGTTCCATACGGTACCGCCTTCAGAAGATGGAGGAGAGGGGACTGATCCGAAGGGTTCGGAGGAACGACAGGGTCGTCGGGGCCGAGATCACCGAATGGGGCCTCACGATGCTGAAGACGGAAACCTCGTCGGAACGCGTGGGTATGTACATTTCTCTCATTGAGGAGATGGCGTACCGTTGCTCCTTCGATCCCGAGGTCATGAAAGGGAAGGTAGTTTGCAACATCTCCGTGGTGAAGAGGGAACACCTCGACGACTTCCTCGACGCAGTAGTCGAGACGTACCGTGCTGGCATCTCGCCCAGCCCGCTGGTGGCGGTTAAAGAGGATCTGTCGGATCACGACGTCGAGGTGGGGGAGGACGAGGTCGCCGTGCTCACGGTGTGTTCCGTCACCATTGACGGTGTTCTGATCAACCGGGGTATCCCGGTCACACCCGTCTGCGGAGGTCTGCTTTACCTCGAGGACGGCGAACCTCTGGGCATGCAGGAGTACATAAAGTACGAAGGATCCACGGTGGATCCTCTCCACGTGTTCGTCGCCAAAGGGATGACCCAGGTCGAACGCGTTCTAGAAACCGGTACCGGGTTAGTCCCCGCCAACGTCAGGTACGTACCGTGGGCGGCGCTGGAGGACGTCGAACACGTCGAACGCGAGCTCGAGAAAGCCGACATCCGTGGGATCGTGGACGTTCCCAAGGTTGAAGGGGAAATCTTGGGAATCCCACTCCCGCCCAGAAGCTTGGGTATCGTGGCGTACGGTGGATTGGTCCCGGTGGCCCTCCTCGAAGAACGCGGTATCTCGACCCGGACGTATCCCACGCGCACTTTAGTGGAGTACTCCTCGCTAGAAGATGCCCGTCGTTACTGA
- the glnA gene encoding type I glutamate--ammonia ligase, giving the protein MEQVESKDVKFVRLQFVDIHGFVKNFAIPAERLEDALVEGVLFDGSSIDGFVDIEESDMIAMPDPDTFAVLPWRPREGKVARIICDVYWPEGKPFEGCPRLNLKRVMNELAEKGYMMYCGPECEFYLLKQDPETGEVEAHDEGGYFDFYPLDRAEDIRREIIFAMEEFGLEVEMSHHEVGPGQHEIDFKFADAVTTADNVISFKQIVKAIARKHGLIATFMPKPIYGENGNGMHVHQSLWDPEGKENLFYDPDAEDQYYLSDTALYYIGGIMEHAHALCAVCNPLVNSYKRLVPGYEAPVYIAWSPKNRSAFIRVPAARGKATRIEYRSPDPACNPYLAFAAMAVAGVDGIENKIDPGDPVNENLYEMSEEERKELGIEHLPENLRDALEAFKEDEVVQSAFTDHIVEQWLELKWEEWSEYRERVTKWEIKKFIVY; this is encoded by the coding sequence ATGGAACAGGTTGAGAGTAAGGACGTCAAGTTCGTCAGGCTTCAGTTCGTCGACATCCACGGGTTCGTTAAGAACTTCGCGATCCCCGCGGAGCGCCTCGAGGACGCGCTGGTCGAGGGTGTCCTCTTCGACGGTTCGTCCATCGATGGCTTCGTCGACATCGAGGAGTCGGACATGATCGCGATGCCCGACCCGGACACCTTCGCCGTGCTGCCGTGGAGGCCGAGGGAGGGTAAGGTCGCGAGGATAATTTGCGACGTTTACTGGCCGGAGGGCAAGCCGTTCGAGGGCTGCCCGAGACTCAACCTGAAGCGCGTGATGAACGAGCTCGCCGAGAAGGGCTACATGATGTACTGCGGTCCCGAGTGTGAGTTCTACCTGCTCAAGCAGGACCCGGAGACGGGTGAAGTGGAGGCCCACGACGAGGGTGGCTACTTTGACTTCTACCCGCTGGACCGCGCCGAGGACATCCGGCGTGAGATCATCTTCGCGATGGAGGAATTCGGTCTCGAGGTCGAGATGAGCCATCACGAGGTCGGTCCGGGTCAGCACGAGATCGACTTCAAGTTCGCGGACGCCGTGACCACGGCCGACAACGTCATCTCGTTCAAGCAGATCGTGAAGGCCATCGCCAGGAAGCACGGTCTGATCGCGACGTTCATGCCGAAGCCGATCTACGGCGAGAACGGCAACGGAATGCACGTGCACCAGTCGCTGTGGGATCCCGAAGGTAAGGAGAACCTGTTCTACGACCCGGATGCCGAGGACCAGTATTACTTGTCTGACACCGCCCTGTACTACATCGGCGGTATCATGGAGCACGCCCACGCGCTGTGTGCCGTCTGCAACCCGCTCGTGAACTCGTACAAGCGACTCGTGCCGGGTTACGAGGCTCCGGTGTACATCGCGTGGAGCCCGAAGAACAGGAGCGCATTCATCCGTGTACCGGCTGCGCGGGGTAAGGCCACGCGAATCGAGTACCGCTCGCCGGACCCGGCATGCAACCCGTACCTAGCCTTCGCCGCGATGGCCGTCGCGGGTGTCGACGGCATCGAGAACAAGATCGACCCGGGCGACCCGGTGAACGAGAACCTCTACGAGATGAGCGAGGAGGAGCGGAAGGAACTCGGCATCGAGCACCTACCGGAGAACCTCCGCGACGCCCTGGAGGCGTTCAAGGAGGACGAGGTCGTGCAGAGCGCGTTCACGGACCACATCGTGGAGCAGTGGCTGGAGCTGAAGTGGGAGGAGTGGAGCGAGTACCGGGAGCGCGTCACCAAGTGGGAGATCAAGAAGTTCATCGTATACTAA
- a CDS encoding archaeosine biosynthesis radical SAM protein RaSEA — protein MRFRGRPDRYVAAWKQPDRVTGADRSVVIVLSTRGCRWFHETGGCVFCSYPLEGAGTRVPPELLIRQFERAYSRHRPDSPHGVKLFTSGSFLDPEEVPDEAVREILGRLAENELVTEVSFESRPEFITDERLELITEVLDGKSFEVGIGLETSDDELRASMNKGFSFREFAKAVKKVREYGGIPKAYVMLKLPFLSEAEAIRDAYMSCVDAHLAGCTRISICPTTVHRETVLEKAWRVGLYRPPWLWTCVEVARKVKGTLGDRVDLLVDTSGAGTPRGPSNCPRCSRRVARALREFTRTQDIGRLEGLKCSCLAVWRTHIVC, from the coding sequence GTGCGGTTCCGAGGACGGCCCGACCGGTACGTGGCGGCGTGGAAGCAACCCGACCGAGTCACGGGAGCGGATCGTAGTGTAGTGATCGTGCTGTCCACTCGGGGCTGCCGATGGTTCCACGAGACCGGAGGATGCGTGTTCTGCTCCTACCCGCTCGAGGGCGCGGGTACGAGGGTGCCGCCGGAGCTCCTGATACGCCAGTTCGAGCGAGCTTATTCCCGACACCGGCCGGACTCACCGCATGGAGTCAAACTGTTCACGTCGGGTAGCTTCTTAGACCCTGAGGAAGTGCCCGACGAAGCCGTTCGGGAGATACTAGGTCGGCTCGCCGAGAACGAGCTGGTGACGGAGGTATCTTTCGAATCTCGCCCCGAGTTCATCACGGACGAGCGGTTGGAGTTGATCACGGAGGTCTTGGACGGGAAGTCCTTCGAGGTGGGAATCGGGTTGGAAACCAGTGACGACGAGCTGCGCGCGTCCATGAACAAGGGCTTTTCCTTCCGTGAATTCGCCAAGGCCGTGAAGAAGGTAAGGGAGTACGGAGGGATCCCCAAGGCGTACGTGATGCTGAAGCTCCCCTTCCTCTCCGAGGCGGAGGCCATCAGGGACGCGTATATGTCCTGCGTCGATGCCCACCTAGCCGGCTGCACTAGGATTTCGATATGCCCCACCACGGTCCATAGGGAGACCGTGCTGGAGAAAGCTTGGCGTGTCGGGCTTTACAGACCGCCCTGGTTGTGGACCTGCGTGGAGGTCGCTAGGAAGGTGAAAGGGACCTTAGGTGATAGGGTCGATCTGCTGGTGGATACGAGCGGGGCCGGAACTCCTCGAGGTCCGTCCAACTGTCCGAGATGTTCCCGGCGTGTCGCCCGGGCCCTCCGGGAGTTCACTCGTACGCAGGATATCGGCAGGCTTGAGGGTCTCAAGTGCTCATGTCTCGCGGTTTGGCGCACGCATATCGTCTGTTAA
- the endA gene encoding tRNA-intron lyase has translation MPRAKVFEGGSLVSKDYEDLKRRYFGTEHGNVLFLDPFETVYLTEKGEIDPETPEGEPMSVEELLSFFERRRPGFRAGYVVYRDLTERGYVVKSGFKYGGRFRVYEEDPDREHSKYVVRVVEPDTELSTRDVLRATRLAHSVRKDFVLAVVEDVEEPRIEYVMWRWKRL, from the coding sequence TTGCCACGTGCTAAGGTCTTCGAAGGAGGTAGCTTAGTCTCCAAGGATTACGAGGACCTGAAGCGTCGGTACTTCGGAACGGAGCACGGTAACGTGCTTTTCCTGGATCCTTTCGAAACTGTGTACCTGACGGAGAAGGGTGAGATCGACCCGGAGACGCCGGAAGGCGAACCCATGAGTGTGGAAGAACTGCTTTCTTTCTTCGAGCGAAGAAGGCCGGGGTTTCGGGCAGGATACGTCGTTTATCGGGATCTCACCGAGCGGGGATACGTGGTGAAGTCCGGGTTTAAGTACGGAGGTAGGTTCCGGGTGTACGAGGAGGACCCGGACCGGGAACACTCTAAATACGTGGTGAGAGTGGTCGAGCCGGACACGGAACTGTCTACCCGTGACGTACTGCGGGCCACACGTTTGGCACATTCCGTCCGGAAAGACTTCGTCCTAGCCGTCGTTGAGGACGTCGAAGAACCACGCATCGAGTACGTGATGTGGCGGTGGAAGAGGCTGTAA
- a CDS encoding sigma factor-like helix-turn-helix DNA-binding protein, producing the protein MAEQKPYYGAWPCHPRDLVEEGVTTSARRARIVLRKYVLGQSEEEIAEEEDISLKSVKYHLEKAEEEGLIDYVKEKFVESE; encoded by the coding sequence ATGGCCGAGCAGAAGCCGTACTACGGAGCCTGGCCGTGTCACCCACGAGATCTAGTCGAGGAGGGAGTGACCACCAGCGCCCGGCGGGCGAGAATAGTCCTCAGGAAGTACGTCCTGGGACAGAGTGAGGAGGAAATAGCCGAGGAAGAGGACATCTCACTGAAGTCCGTGAAGTACCACCTAGAGAAGGCCGAGGAGGAAGGCCTCATCGATTACGTGAAGGAGAAGTTCGTGGAGAGCGAGTGA
- a CDS encoding tryptophan--tRNA ligase → MIDPWDVEEVDYERLTEEFGIRPIDEKVRELLPRRFPLLDRGIVFGHRDYDSFLKDYNDGKLVSVLSGMMPSGRMHLGHKTVVDQLVFYQQEMDVKVYVPIADLEAHHARNMDLDRAHRIAVEEYVLNYAALGLDLDPDRCEIYLQSERKTVQRMALLLAGRLTWNTVKNTYGFTGETNMGHAFAPIVQAADILHPQEIEGPHRVLVPVGVDQDPHLRLTRDIAEKEDLIKPASTYHRFMTGLTGGKMSSSKPNTAIFLTDDPETAKEKVWNAKTGGGATLEEHREHGGNPDECVVYELMVYHLADRIGGDEKLREIRKKCREGDIICGECKRMVGEALAEILEELERRREDVRDELPDLLSQHPDAPEVPEDW, encoded by the coding sequence CTGATCGATCCCTGGGACGTAGAAGAAGTCGATTACGAACGCCTTACCGAGGAGTTCGGCATTCGACCGATCGACGAGAAAGTCCGAGAGTTACTACCACGGCGTTTCCCACTGCTAGACCGTGGCATAGTCTTCGGGCACCGCGATTACGACTCCTTCCTCAAAGATTACAACGACGGCAAACTCGTCAGCGTCCTCAGCGGAATGATGCCCAGCGGCCGAATGCACCTCGGCCACAAGACGGTCGTCGATCAACTAGTGTTTTACCAGCAGGAGATGGACGTCAAGGTGTACGTTCCCATCGCCGACCTGGAGGCACACCATGCCCGGAACATGGACCTAGATCGGGCACACAGGATCGCCGTCGAAGAGTACGTCCTCAACTACGCCGCGTTGGGTCTCGACCTGGACCCGGATCGATGTGAGATCTACCTCCAATCCGAGAGGAAGACGGTCCAGCGGATGGCACTGTTGCTAGCGGGCCGACTCACGTGGAACACCGTGAAAAACACGTACGGGTTCACCGGCGAGACCAACATGGGCCACGCTTTCGCGCCGATCGTCCAAGCCGCCGATATACTACACCCACAGGAGATCGAGGGACCACACCGGGTTCTCGTACCCGTAGGCGTCGATCAGGACCCTCACCTCCGGTTGACTCGGGATATAGCGGAAAAGGAGGATCTGATCAAGCCGGCCAGCACGTACCACAGGTTCATGACCGGACTGACGGGAGGCAAAATGTCCAGTAGTAAACCCAACACCGCGATATTCCTCACCGACGATCCCGAGACGGCGAAAGAAAAGGTGTGGAACGCGAAGACCGGTGGAGGAGCGACGCTCGAGGAACATCGCGAGCACGGTGGCAACCCCGACGAGTGCGTGGTGTACGAACTCATGGTGTACCATCTGGCCGACCGTATCGGAGGGGACGAAAAGCTACGGGAGATCCGGAAGAAGTGTCGGGAAGGGGACATCATCTGCGGTGAGTGCAAACGGATGGTAGGAGAGGCGCTAGCGGAGATACTGGAAGAACTGGAGCGTCGCCGTGAAGACGTTCGAGACGAGCTCCCGGACCTACTATCACAGCACCCGGACGCGCCCGAAGTACCGGAGGACTGGTAG
- a CDS encoding SAM-dependent methyltransferase codes for MIPPFQALVTCPAGFEFRCVEELEDILKEQDPYAEAEPTYFKGVVVVRSDLEPEEIVEMMKDADTDWVAKIVPIHRTVRADLDVMKRTATILARRKLDENTSFAVRCRKRGQPPFGQREVEVEVGAAVQEATGAPVDLENPDYYVWIEVLQDTAGISVVPPDLIVSKEVKRVRKWSPGMRPISRAQLKLRELLKRHPYIVREGSDVIDLGAAPGGWSYELARRVEPGTVYAVDPGDLHPKVLKLDNVVHLKKRAEELTEDDIEGRIRLVTSDLNRIHTEATEVTLSVADEFLEPGGFIVQTVKLAVDPSTGEYAAPDVETAVSEVELEYERRGYEILAIERLKRNTPNERTLVARKV; via the coding sequence ATGATTCCACCGTTCCAAGCTTTAGTAACGTGTCCCGCCGGGTTCGAATTCCGTTGTGTCGAAGAGCTCGAGGATATACTCAAAGAGCAGGACCCGTACGCGGAGGCGGAACCTACGTACTTCAAAGGCGTCGTAGTGGTGCGATCGGATCTAGAACCGGAAGAGATCGTCGAAATGATGAAAGATGCGGACACGGATTGGGTAGCTAAGATCGTCCCCATCCACCGAACCGTACGCGCCGACCTGGACGTGATGAAACGCACGGCCACGATCCTAGCGCGACGGAAGCTGGACGAAAACACGTCGTTCGCAGTACGATGCCGAAAGCGGGGCCAACCACCGTTCGGACAGCGAGAGGTCGAGGTGGAGGTAGGTGCGGCGGTACAGGAGGCGACCGGCGCCCCCGTGGACTTGGAGAATCCCGACTACTACGTCTGGATCGAGGTACTACAGGATACCGCCGGGATCTCAGTGGTCCCTCCGGATCTCATCGTCAGCAAAGAAGTCAAGCGAGTACGCAAATGGAGTCCCGGGATGAGACCTATCTCCAGAGCTCAGCTCAAACTCAGGGAGCTACTGAAGCGCCATCCGTACATCGTACGGGAAGGTTCCGACGTGATCGACCTCGGGGCCGCACCGGGTGGTTGGAGCTACGAACTGGCGAGAAGAGTAGAGCCAGGGACAGTATACGCCGTAGATCCGGGGGACTTACACCCGAAGGTTCTCAAGCTCGACAACGTCGTACACCTCAAGAAAAGGGCCGAAGAGCTAACCGAGGACGACATCGAGGGTCGTATCAGGTTGGTCACGAGCGATCTCAACAGGATCCACACCGAAGCCACGGAGGTCACTCTCAGCGTCGCGGACGAATTCCTCGAGCCTGGGGGATTCATAGTACAGACGGTGAAGCTGGCCGTTGACCCGTCTACCGGGGAATACGCCGCGCCGGACGTGGAGACGGCGGTCTCAGAAGTCGAACTCGAATATGAGCGCCGCGGGTACGAGATACTGGCTATCGAGCGCTTGAAACGGAATACACCCAACGAGCGGACTCTAGTAGCTCGGAAGGTGTGA